The Amblyomma americanum isolate KBUSLIRL-KWMA chromosome 6, ASM5285725v1, whole genome shotgun sequence genome has a window encoding:
- the LOC144093481 gene encoding uncharacterized protein LOC144093481, which produces MSCPQLAESERRPQIAAPSGPKPYNIFEDLEVFAHFEHYRSESYAQAIHHMSSQTSLLSDSRQSYASCATTLKELSLSAPSSPKGIHSVEKSSTLPSTSSNIASFPSPKKSNSLSLSSFFRKLSPRFHKSPKSKSKPWIVVEFSQKDIEGHGVDQEYMADSDQSLELALQGKEQYIASQTGSMAGRHSLSASGSQSSLNAWVKAGKPYVFGPLHHDAQRLFLKNHGVSAKARQSQSQERLQGPKVSSKLGKAPTRFGQRPAATARHSIGSLMPTVVVNPPGTVPTVLLEAGTFEQVLACLRLRQ; this is translated from the coding sequence ATGAGCTGTCCTCAGCTGGCGGAAAGTGAAAGAAGGCCTCAAATTGCCGCTCCCAGTGGTCCCAAGCCCTATAACATTTTTGAAGATCTCGAGGTGTTTGCTCACTTCGAACACTATCGTAGCGAGAGCTACGCCCAGGCCATCCACCACATGTCTTCGCAAACAAGCTTGCTTTCCGACTCGAGACAGTCGTACGCGTCGTGCGCGACTACGCTCAAAGAACTGTCGCTCAGTGCGCCTTCTTCGCCCAAAGGAATCCACAGTGTTGAAAAATCTTCTACATTGCCGTCGACTTCATCGAACATTGCATCATTTCCCAGCCCAAAGAAGTCAAACAGCCTCAGCCTGTCAAGTTTTTTTAGGAAACTGTCTCCCCGCTTTCACAAAAGTCCAAAGTCAAAGTCAAAACCGTGGATAGTGGTTGAGTTCTCACAGAAAGACATAGAAGGCCATGGTGTGGACCAAGAGTACATGGCTGACAGTGATCAGTCGCTTGAACTTGCACTGCAAGGCAAGGAACAGTACATTGCTTCTCAGACAGGAAGCATGGCTGGACGCCACAGTTTATCAGCAAGTGGCAGCCAGTCATCCTTGAACGCTTGGGTCAAGGCTGGGAAACCTTATGTGTTTGGACCTTTGCATCATGATGCCCAGAGACTTTTTCTCAAAAATCACGGTGTGAGTGCCAAGGCACGTCAGAGTCAGAGTCAGGAGCGGCTGCAAGGCCCGAAGGTGTCTTCGAAACTGGGAAAGGCTCCAACTCGATTCGGCCAGCGTCCCGCTGCAACTGCGCGCCACAGCATTGGATCGTTAATGCCTACGGTAGTGGTGAACCCTCCAGGGACAGTTCCAACAGTGCTGTTGGAAGCAGGCACCTTTGAGCAGGTACTGGCATGCCTGCGACTGAGGCAGTGA